TACGGCAACAGCCGCGTGGTCAACCTCGGCACCAATCGCTGGTGGTTCAAGCCCGAGATCGGCGTCTCGAAGGCCGTCGGCCCCTGGACCTTCGAGCTTGCCGGCGCGGTGACCCTCTACACGGACAACCAAGACTTCCTGAACGGCGGCACCCGCTCGCAAGAGCCCCTCTACTCGACACAGGCACATGTGTTCCGCGGTTTCCGCTCGGGCGTCTGGGCGTCGCTGGATGTGACACACTTCACCGGCGGGCGCACGGCCATCAACCTGATCGGCATCGCCTGGCAATACCGCTGGGGCGGGGGGCTTTGACCTCGGCCGACGGCATGTGCTGAGGCGTTTCGCCTTGCGAACCGCCGGAGCAAATGCTGCGCCCGCGCTCGAAGAACATGACCCCCCGGGACAGTCGCCATCCGTCCAAGAGACCCAGCAGAATCCGCGCCCCTTGGCGTAAAGACCAGCGCGCGCGATTCAGCGCTCGATGGTCACGCTCGAAGCGCCGCTCCGCGTTCAGCCCCATCACCCGCAGCGCCGCCGTCACCGTGCTCGGCCCTTGCGCCAGCAGCGTTCCCGCCAGCAAGACGTGCAGATGTGCCAGCGTCGGCGCGGTGAACAGGCAGGCAAAGGGCTGCAGAACAGATACAATCGAGGCTGGCAAAGGGAGCATCCGCGGGCATGTCCGGGGTTTTGGTCGACATCGGACGATACCGTCTGCGGCCCTCTGCCGCCACATCAATCGGGTCCATCACCAGATCCGCGTCACTCCATAGGCATCGAAGGCCGAATCGATCGACACCAGCGTCAGCCCCCCGTGCTGCGCCTGTGCCATCAACAGGCGATCGAAGGGGTCGCGATGACGCAGCGGCAGGGTCTCCACCAAGGTGACGTGTCCGAGGTCGATCGGCAGGAGTTGGAAGTCGTTGGCTGGCAGATGCTCCTGAAAATAACGCTGCACGGGCACCGCGAGCCTGAGCTTGCCGATCGCGGACTTGATGGCCATCTCCCAGGCGGAGACCAGGCTGACATGACAGGCGTTCTCTTCATCGCCGATCAGGCGCCGGGCTTCCGGGGAGAGTCGCGGGTCATCGTCCACCCACCACAGAAGCGTGTGGGTGTCGAGCAGGAGCCGCA
The sequence above is drawn from the Thiocapsa rosea genome and encodes:
- a CDS encoding transporter is translated as MVGASLQVSAPWGQYGNSRVVNLGTNRWWFKPEIGVSKAVGPWTFELAGAVTLYTDNQDFLNGGTRSQEPLYSTQAHVFRGFRSGVWASLDVTHFTGGRTAINLIGIAWQYRWGGGL
- a CDS encoding type II toxin-antitoxin system VapC family toxin; translation: MRLLLDTHTLLWWVDDDPRLSPEARRLIGDEENACHVSLVSAWEMAIKSAIGKLRLAVPVQRYFQEHLPANDFQLLPIDLGHVTLVETLPLRHRDPFDRLLMAQAQHGGLTLVSIDSAFDAYGVTRIW